In Microbacterium pumilum, the following proteins share a genomic window:
- a CDS encoding HNH endonuclease signature motif containing protein: protein MSSNPDPSPLPCEPADQDARDRAATSSLVDEFVACRSERAVIDAREIRTLAAVASLVEQQRSRLTSRESVKTDMPARTMIADLATAARLSERTIQRQLNDAADLCARFSGVVDALAAARISRAHVSVIHEVGFPIDDAVARAEFVSAALSRAETMTAGRLRPVAETLAARLNPRTIQERHVEARTRRSVQLIDLADAMSKLDLTIPSVLAHGIFDRLTQDAHSVIAARPAKSTEHGRTGAPGQTGAPAAMGGTDDTRESNDTDDTGLTSATGASEAPATDIRTMDQLRADIVCDLLLAGTAETCSEGEGIDAIRATVQITVPVLTAAGVGTEPALLAGYGPVDPESARRLLANAPGWERVMTSPVTGCVLAVDRYRASRSLSRFLRARDERCRFPGCRQPVWRCDIDHTHDAARGGATSHCNLAHLCKRHHTLKHNSHWRVRQLEGGVLEWTSPTGRIYTDLPEPAVRFEPDPEPPPF from the coding sequence ATGTCTTCGAATCCCGATCCGTCGCCCCTCCCATGCGAGCCCGCCGACCAGGATGCGCGCGACCGCGCGGCGACTTCTTCGCTGGTCGACGAGTTCGTCGCATGCCGAAGCGAGAGGGCGGTCATCGACGCCCGCGAGATCAGAACCCTTGCGGCCGTCGCGTCTCTCGTGGAACAGCAGCGGTCGCGCCTGACGTCTCGCGAGTCGGTCAAGACCGATATGCCCGCGCGGACGATGATCGCCGACCTTGCCACAGCTGCCCGCTTGTCCGAACGCACGATCCAACGTCAGCTCAATGACGCAGCCGATCTGTGTGCTCGATTCTCTGGGGTGGTGGACGCGCTCGCCGCGGCGCGGATATCGCGAGCTCACGTCTCGGTTATCCATGAAGTCGGTTTCCCGATCGATGACGCCGTCGCACGTGCCGAGTTCGTCAGCGCAGCGCTCTCTCGCGCGGAGACGATGACCGCCGGTCGACTGCGGCCCGTCGCAGAGACGCTCGCGGCGAGGCTGAATCCGCGCACCATCCAGGAGCGCCATGTCGAGGCCCGCACGCGGCGAAGTGTGCAGCTCATCGACCTCGCCGACGCCATGTCGAAACTCGACCTGACGATACCCTCAGTCCTCGCCCACGGCATCTTCGATCGGCTCACCCAGGACGCTCACTCGGTGATCGCCGCGCGCCCTGCGAAAAGCACCGAGCACGGTCGGACTGGTGCGCCTGGTCAGACCGGCGCGCCCGCGGCAATGGGCGGGACCGATGACACCCGCGAGAGCAATGACACTGATGACACAGGTCTGACCAGCGCGACCGGTGCCAGCGAAGCGCCGGCCACTGACATCCGCACGATGGATCAGCTGCGCGCCGACATCGTCTGCGATCTCCTACTCGCCGGCACCGCCGAGACGTGCAGCGAAGGCGAAGGGATCGACGCGATCCGTGCCACCGTACAGATCACGGTTCCCGTACTCACCGCGGCCGGGGTCGGAACCGAACCGGCGCTGCTCGCGGGCTACGGACCCGTCGACCCGGAGAGTGCCCGTCGCCTTCTCGCCAACGCGCCCGGATGGGAACGCGTGATGACCTCGCCCGTGACCGGGTGTGTCCTCGCGGTGGACCGTTACCGGGCGAGCAGATCGCTCAGCCGGTTCCTTCGTGCGCGCGACGAGCGATGTCGTTTTCCCGGATGTCGCCAGCCCGTGTGGCGCTGTGACATTGATCACACACACGACGCCGCACGTGGCGGGGCCACCAGTCATTGCAACCTCGCGCATCTCTGCAAGCGCCACCACACTCTGAAGCACAACAGCCATTGGCGAGTCCGCCAGCTCGAAGGTGGCGTCCTGGAATGGACGAGCCCCACCGGTCGGATCTACACCGATCTGCCAGAGCCCGCCGTTCGGTTCGAGCCCGATCCCGAGCCGCCGCCCTTCTGA
- a CDS encoding alpha/beta fold hydrolase: MQQRIARVTSTAGSEVAYASIGAGRPLLYVSGWLSHLELSWELPEERAFYESLAEGGLLVRYDRAGCGLSGPLTGPPSMAHELDQLAAVAEKMGPEPFDLMGTSMGALVAVAWAAAHPGTVRRLVLYGGWVSGAEISTPEVRDHILGLVESHWGLGSDVLTDIFAPDAPAATRARLALYQRASSSAATARALLALSYDLDIGDRLAQVRAPTLVVHRAQDRAAPLDQADALATGIHDARLVVLPGRSHLPYEGDAQAVVAPIRRFLGLRASRRGAGVLTARQREVAALVSEGCTNREIAARLGIDERSAEGHVERIRQRLGIRSRAQIAAWYTGQHERSGPVK; the protein is encoded by the coding sequence GTGCAGCAGCGCATAGCACGGGTGACGTCAACCGCCGGCTCCGAGGTGGCGTACGCATCGATCGGCGCCGGTCGCCCACTGCTGTACGTCAGCGGATGGCTGAGCCATCTCGAGTTGAGCTGGGAGCTGCCGGAGGAGCGAGCGTTCTACGAGAGTCTGGCCGAGGGCGGGCTGCTCGTGCGATACGACCGGGCAGGATGCGGGCTGTCGGGGCCGTTGACCGGTCCGCCCTCGATGGCGCACGAATTGGACCAGCTCGCCGCGGTCGCGGAGAAGATGGGTCCTGAGCCCTTCGACCTGATGGGCACCTCGATGGGCGCGCTCGTCGCCGTGGCGTGGGCGGCCGCGCACCCCGGGACGGTCCGGCGACTGGTGCTCTACGGCGGGTGGGTATCCGGCGCCGAGATCTCGACGCCCGAGGTGCGTGACCACATCCTCGGCCTCGTCGAATCGCACTGGGGACTCGGGTCCGATGTGCTGACCGACATCTTCGCCCCCGACGCCCCTGCCGCAACCCGGGCTCGGCTCGCTCTCTACCAACGTGCGAGTTCGAGCGCCGCGACGGCCAGGGCGCTCCTGGCCCTGAGTTACGACCTCGACATCGGCGACCGGCTCGCGCAGGTGCGAGCACCGACGCTCGTGGTGCATCGCGCACAAGATCGGGCCGCACCCCTCGACCAGGCCGACGCACTTGCCACCGGCATCCACGATGCCCGACTCGTTGTCCTGCCAGGCCGTTCGCACCTGCCTTACGAGGGCGATGCTCAGGCGGTCGTCGCTCCGATCCGCCGCTTCCTCGGGCTGCGCGCCTCGCGACGTGGTGCCGGAGTCCTCACAGCGCGGCAGAGAGAGGTCGCCGCACTCGTCAGCGAGGGGTGCACGAACCGAGAGATCGCCGCACGACTGGGTATTGACGAACGGTCAGCCGAGGGACATGTCGAGCGGATCCGCCAGCGTCTCGGCATCCGCTCGCGTGCGCAGATCGCGGCGTGGTACACCGGCCAGCACGAGCGCTCGGGCCCGGTGAAGTGA
- a CDS encoding SIMPL domain-containing protein — MSEVVITVRGEHETRIAPEQAVAHLSVRAEGPERGEVVERMASLAAPIRDDLETRKASGVLSEWSSQRVAVWANRPWNNEGKQLALVHYASVEITATFVDFAALSWWLGDVAERDGIQVDNIEWRLTPATAKATEADVASHAVEVAVERATAYAGAIGLASVTPLEIADVGLLNHSDPARPEQGMLRMAKASFATDSMGDVPAVDLQPEDILVSAAVEARFVAR, encoded by the coding sequence ATGAGTGAAGTTGTCATCACCGTCCGAGGCGAGCACGAGACTCGGATCGCCCCTGAACAAGCCGTCGCACACCTCTCCGTCCGCGCGGAGGGGCCCGAGCGCGGCGAAGTCGTCGAGCGGATGGCGTCGCTCGCCGCCCCGATTCGCGACGACCTCGAGACCCGCAAGGCGAGCGGTGTCCTCTCCGAGTGGTCGAGCCAGCGCGTCGCCGTGTGGGCGAACCGTCCCTGGAACAACGAGGGCAAGCAGCTCGCGCTGGTCCACTATGCCTCGGTGGAGATCACGGCCACGTTCGTCGACTTCGCGGCCCTGTCGTGGTGGCTGGGCGATGTCGCCGAACGCGACGGCATCCAGGTCGACAACATCGAATGGCGACTCACACCCGCAACAGCCAAGGCAACCGAAGCGGATGTCGCCTCGCACGCCGTCGAGGTCGCCGTCGAGCGTGCCACCGCTTATGCCGGCGCCATCGGCCTCGCATCGGTGACACCGCTGGAGATCGCGGATGTCGGATTGCTGAACCACAGCGACCCCGCGCGACCGGAACAAGGCATGCTGCGCATGGCGAAGGCCTCGTTTGCGACCGACTCGATGGGCGATGTGCCGGCGGTCGATCTGCAGCCGGAGGACATTCTCGTGAGTGCAGCGGTTGAGGCGAGATTCGTCGCCCGCTGA
- a CDS encoding class I SAM-dependent methyltransferase, whose product MTEPTTIAPLASEFDQHPLRGRFNAAFFEAMDSYIERTLRPHKEKVFARLPRDVVEIGPGVGANLRYLPTGARLIAIEPNRYMHSRLLSAAADRGVTVDVRDRMAEQTGLPDHSVDSVISSLVLCSVQEPAAVLAEIRRILRPGGTFRFVEHVAAESRTPTRAAQRILRRPWAWTFEGCSCERDLERSIRDAGFDTVSVERYRIHSPFLPFNTQIAGIARA is encoded by the coding sequence ATGACCGAACCGACCACGATCGCCCCACTGGCCTCCGAGTTCGATCAGCACCCCCTGCGCGGTCGGTTCAATGCCGCATTCTTCGAGGCGATGGACTCGTACATTGAGCGCACGCTGCGTCCGCACAAGGAGAAGGTGTTCGCACGGCTCCCGCGTGATGTCGTCGAGATCGGACCGGGCGTCGGCGCGAACCTCCGCTATCTGCCGACAGGAGCGAGGCTCATCGCCATCGAGCCGAACCGGTACATGCATTCCCGGTTGCTGAGCGCCGCTGCCGACCGTGGCGTAACCGTCGACGTACGCGATCGGATGGCCGAGCAGACCGGCCTGCCCGATCACAGCGTCGACAGCGTGATCTCGTCGCTCGTGCTCTGCTCAGTGCAGGAGCCCGCGGCAGTGCTCGCCGAGATACGCCGCATCCTGCGCCCTGGCGGGACCTTCCGATTCGTCGAGCATGTCGCGGCCGAGAGCCGGACGCCGACCCGAGCTGCCCAGCGGATCCTTCGCCGCCCGTGGGCGTGGACCTTCGAAGGATGCTCGTGCGAGCGCGACCTGGAGCGTTCGATTCGGGATGCCGGCTTCGACACCGTCTCGGTCGAGCGATACCGGATCCACAGTCCTTTCCTGCCTTTCAACACGCAGATCGCGGGCATAGCCCGCGCGTAG
- a CDS encoding 2-hydroxymuconate tautomerase family protein: MPFIQISIAEGRTDDQVRDLVKELTEATVRTIGSKREAVRIIVTQVSGTHWANGGVTVADEKAAQEAAASNES, encoded by the coding sequence ATGCCATTCATCCAGATCTCCATTGCTGAAGGACGCACCGATGACCAGGTGCGCGACCTCGTCAAAGAACTCACCGAAGCCACTGTTCGCACGATCGGCTCGAAGCGCGAGGCCGTGCGCATCATCGTCACGCAGGTCTCCGGGACGCACTGGGCGAACGGCGGCGTGACGGTGGCCGACGAGAAGGCTGCGCAGGAGGCGGCTGCCTCGAACGAGAGCTGA
- the ftsX gene encoding permease-like cell division protein FtsX, which yields MRAGLILSEAFTGLRRNASMVISVVLVTFVSLTFVGAAMLMQMQIGTMRDYWADRAQVAVFMCSAFSQEPTCTDGVATQEQLDQVQATLDSAALSPLIRDVRFETRDEAYQNVIDLLGEDYGSVITPDQLNETYWINLVDQQQSDVIIEAFTGMQGVEEVQDQLQYLEPLFSALTVATYIAVGIAALMLIAAVLLIATTIRLSAYARRREIGIMRLVGASNRFIQTPFILEGVFAALIGSLLASGAVVAGVYFGVDGYLRQRVEFVTTWVGIPQAWLVIPVLIGIGVLLAALSAGFAIRRWLRT from the coding sequence GTGAGGGCAGGACTCATCCTGTCGGAGGCGTTCACCGGCCTTCGTCGCAACGCGTCGATGGTCATCTCGGTCGTGCTCGTCACTTTCGTGTCACTCACCTTCGTGGGCGCCGCGATGCTCATGCAGATGCAGATCGGCACGATGCGCGATTACTGGGCGGATCGGGCGCAGGTCGCGGTCTTCATGTGTTCCGCCTTCTCGCAGGAGCCGACGTGCACCGACGGTGTGGCGACGCAAGAGCAGCTCGATCAGGTTCAAGCGACTCTGGACAGCGCAGCACTGTCGCCGTTGATCCGGGATGTGCGCTTCGAAACACGGGATGAGGCCTACCAGAACGTCATCGATCTGCTCGGTGAGGATTACGGCAGCGTCATCACGCCCGACCAGCTCAACGAGACGTATTGGATCAACCTCGTCGACCAGCAGCAGTCCGATGTCATCATCGAGGCCTTCACCGGAATGCAGGGCGTCGAAGAGGTGCAGGATCAGCTGCAATATCTCGAGCCGCTGTTCTCCGCTCTCACCGTCGCCACCTACATAGCGGTCGGAATCGCGGCGCTCATGCTGATCGCCGCCGTGCTGCTGATCGCGACGACGATCCGCCTGTCGGCGTATGCGCGACGGCGCGAGATAGGAATCATGCGTCTGGTGGGCGCGTCCAACCGGTTCATCCAGACGCCGTTCATCCTCGAGGGTGTCTTCGCTGCACTGATCGGCTCGCTCCTTGCGAGCGGTGCCGTAGTCGCCGGCGTCTACTTCGGCGTCGACGGCTACCTGCGTCAGCGGGTCGAGTTCGTCACGACGTGGGTGGGAATTCCGCAGGCGTGGCTCGTGATCCCCGTTCTCATCGGAATCGGCGTCCTGCTGGCTGCGCTCTCGGCCGGGTTTGCCATTCGGCGCTGGCTGCGCACGTAG
- the smpB gene encoding SsrA-binding protein SmpB: MPKERGETVVATNRRARHEYAIEKTYEAGIVLTGTEVKSLRQGRANLSDGYAYIDGGEAYLDAVHIPEYSQGHWTNHATKRVRKLLLHKDEIIKISHAVSAGGYTLVPLKLYFSDGRAKVEIAVAKGKREYEKRQTIREREDKREAERAMRSRNRMGD, encoded by the coding sequence ATGCCCAAGGAACGCGGTGAGACGGTCGTCGCGACCAATCGTCGCGCGCGCCACGAGTACGCGATCGAGAAGACGTATGAGGCGGGCATCGTACTGACCGGCACCGAGGTGAAGTCGTTGCGGCAAGGTCGTGCGAATCTCAGCGACGGCTATGCCTACATCGATGGGGGAGAGGCCTACCTCGATGCCGTTCACATCCCCGAGTATTCGCAAGGGCACTGGACCAATCACGCGACGAAGCGTGTTCGCAAGCTGCTGCTGCACAAGGACGAGATCATCAAGATCTCGCATGCGGTATCGGCTGGTGGTTACACGCTCGTGCCGCTCAAGCTCTACTTCTCAGACGGTCGCGCCAAAGTCGAGATCGCGGTGGCCAAGGGTAAGCGTGAGTACGAGAAGCGGCAGACGATCCGCGAGCGCGAGGACAAGCGCGAGGCCGAGCGAGCGATGCGCTCCCGCAATCGCATGGGCGACTGA